From one Lotus japonicus ecotype B-129 chromosome 3, LjGifu_v1.2 genomic stretch:
- the LOC130743235 gene encoding DNA-dependent metalloprotease WSS1-like produces the protein MNLNDLNKVWEIKPLNNLQRVAKQVQPIMRKRKWKVEVLSEFCPANPSLLGLNIGGGAEVRLRLRRPNREWDFFPYEQILDTMLHELCHNEHGPHNAQFYNLLDEIRKECEELMAKGISGTGQGFDLSGRRLGGLSKQPPLSSLRQAALAAAESRAGHKALLPSGPQCLGGDTYIKSALSPMQAAAMAAERRLHDDMWCGSKSAGGDTYIQENTSSSESSKRSIQTSGIQPVMAKETIMGEKWQCKACTLLNKPFALLCEACGTEKQKDVSKFKVWCCKFCTLENSFELDRCLACGEWRYSHGPPISNGGPYVGT, from the exons ATGAATCTTAATGATCTTAACAAGGTCTGGGAAATTAAGCCACTCAACAATCTTCAAAGAGTAGCTAAGCAGGTGCAGCCGATAATGCGCAAAAGAAAATGGAAAGTCGAGGTTCTTTCTGAATTCTG TCCTGCCAATCCATCACTTTTAGGGCTAAATATTGGAGGGGGTGCAGAAGTAAGGCTAAGATTACGGAGGCCCAATCGTGAGTGGGATTTCTTCCCATATGAGCAGATTCTTGATACTATGTTGCACGAGCTTTGCCATAATGAACACGGTCCCCACAATGCTCAGTTTTATAATCTGTTGGATGAAATCAGGAAG GAATGTGAAGAACTGATGGCCAAAGGGATCAGCGGCACTGGACAAGGATTTGACCTTTCTGGGAGACGTTTGGGTGGGTTGTCCAAGCAACCACCTTTGTCGTCTCTTCGCCAGGCTGCATTGGCAGCTGCTGAAAGCAGAGCAGGACATAAAGCTTTGCTGCCTTCTGGACCTCAGTGTTTGGGTGGTGATACCTATATTAAGTCTGCTCTGAGTCCAATGCAAGCAGCTGCCATGGCTGCTGAAAGGAGACTGCATGATGACATGTGGTGTGGGTCAAAGTCTGCAGGGGGTGACACTTACATACAGGAGAATACAAGCTCTAGTGAGTCCTCTAAGAGATCTATTCAAACTTCAGGTATTCAACCTGTAATGGCCAAGGAAACAATTATGGGAGAAAAATGGCAGTGCAAAGCTTGCACTTTGTTAAATAAG CCATTTGCATTGCTCTGCGAAGCCTGTGGAACAGAGAAGCAGAAAGATGTTTCCAAGTTCAAAGTTTGGTGTTGCAAATTTTGTACTCTAGAAAACAGTTTTGAGCTAGATAGATGCTTAGCTTGTGGAGAATGGAGATATTCACATGGCCCACCCATCTCCAATGGTGGGCCTTATGTTGGCACCTAA
- the LOC130748579 gene encoding ribulose bisphosphate carboxylase/oxygenase activase, chloroplastic isoform X1: MHQSHMAKVLPLWIPVPNSKHAFRSQLSVRVRVRVRCSSDNNNKKRLSQQSSWEAKDAEGRDYLYRLGKEADNMNIAVGQRAGVIDDLFAGNFLGKDSDIVFDYRQKATRSFQYLQGDYYIAPLFMDKVGKFSQNGPISTFISHFDAVRQLGKICHIAKNYLAHLLNVKVPLILGIWGGKGQGKTFQTELIFQAMGMEPVIMSAGELESERAGEPGRLIRERYRTASQVVQNQGKMSCLMINDIDAGLGRFGNTQMTVNNQIVVGTLMNLSDNPTRVSVGQDWRESDITNRIPIIVTGNDFSTIYAPLIRDGRMDKFYWQPNREDIQNIVHRMYEKDGISRDEVERIVDTFPNQALDFYGALRSRTYDKSILKWVDDIGGVENFGSKILKRRKDQNLPVFIPPEQTVDALLESGYSLIKEQELVMESKLSKEYMKNMED; encoded by the exons ATGCATCAGAGTCACATGGCGAAGGTGTTACCGTTATGGATTCCGGTTCCGAACTCTAAACACGCATTCAGATCGCAATTGAGTGTTCGTGTTCGTGTTCGTGTTCGGTGCAGCAGTGATAATAATAACAAGAAGCGGTTGTCACAGCAATCATCTTGGGAAGCGAAAGATGCAGAGGGAAGAGACTATCTCTACAGGCTTGGTAAAGAGGCTGATAACATGAACATCGCCGTCGGCCAGCGTGCCGGCGTCATCGATGATCTCTTCGCCGGCAATTTTCTCGGCAAAGATT CCGATATCGTGTTTGATTATCGTCAGAAAGCCACCAGATCCTTTCAATACCTTCAGGGCGATTATTACATCGCTCCTCTCTTCAtg GACAAAGTTGGTAAGTTCTCTCAAAATGGGCCAATATCAACATTCATAAGTCATTTTGATGCAGTAAGACAGCTTGGTAAAA TATGTCACATTGCAAAGAACTACCTAGCTCATCTCCTCAATGTTAAGGTTCCTTTAATTCTAG GTATTTGGGGAGGAAAAGGGCAAGGGAAAACATTTCAAACAGAACTTATATTTCAGGCCATGGGTATGGAACCTGTAATTATGTCTGCTGGGGAACTAGAATCCGAGAGAGCTG GAGAGCCAGGACGGTTGATTCGTGAACGCTATAGAACAGCATCTCAAGTGGTCCAGAATCAA GGAAAAATGAGCTGTTTGATGATCAATGACATTGATGCTGGCCTTGGTAGATTTG GGAATACTCAAATGACAGTCAACAATCAAATTGTTGTTGGGACTCTTATGAATCTGTCTGACAATCCTACAAGAGTAAGCGTTGGCCAAGATTGGCGAGAATCAGATATCACAAACAGAATTCCAATCATTGTAACAGGGAatgatttttcaactatttatgcTCCACTGATACGTGATGGAAGGATGGATAAATTTTACTG GCAACCTAACCGTGAAGATATCCAGAATATTGTTCACAGAATGTATGAGAAAGATGGTATATCAAGGGATGAAGTTGAAAGGATTGTGGATACTTTCCCTAATCAAG CATTGGACTTTTATGGAGCTCTAAGATCACGTACCTATGACAAGTCTATTTTAAAG TGGGTTGATGACATTGGAGGTGTTGAAAATTTTGGAAGCAAAATTCTCAAAAGAAGAAAGGACCAGAACCTTCCTGTGTTTATTCCTCCAGAG CAAACAGTGGATGCCTTGCTGGAGTCAGGTTATTCTCTGATCAAAGAACAAGAGTTGGTCATGGAATCTAAACTTTCAAAGGAATACATGAAGAACATGGAAGACTGA
- the LOC130748579 gene encoding ribulose bisphosphate carboxylase/oxygenase activase, chloroplastic isoform X2, producing MHQSHMAKVLPLWIPVPNSKHAFRSQLSVRVRVRVRCSSDNNNKKRLSQQSSWEAKDAEGRDYLYRLGKEADNMNIAVGQRAGVIDDLFAGNFLGKDSDIVFDYRQKATRSFQYLQGDYYIAPLFMDKVGKFSQNGPISTFISHFDAVRQLVCHIAKNYLAHLLNVKVPLILGIWGGKGQGKTFQTELIFQAMGMEPVIMSAGELESERAGEPGRLIRERYRTASQVVQNQGKMSCLMINDIDAGLGRFGNTQMTVNNQIVVGTLMNLSDNPTRVSVGQDWRESDITNRIPIIVTGNDFSTIYAPLIRDGRMDKFYWQPNREDIQNIVHRMYEKDGISRDEVERIVDTFPNQALDFYGALRSRTYDKSILKWVDDIGGVENFGSKILKRRKDQNLPVFIPPEQTVDALLESGYSLIKEQELVMESKLSKEYMKNMED from the exons ATGCATCAGAGTCACATGGCGAAGGTGTTACCGTTATGGATTCCGGTTCCGAACTCTAAACACGCATTCAGATCGCAATTGAGTGTTCGTGTTCGTGTTCGTGTTCGGTGCAGCAGTGATAATAATAACAAGAAGCGGTTGTCACAGCAATCATCTTGGGAAGCGAAAGATGCAGAGGGAAGAGACTATCTCTACAGGCTTGGTAAAGAGGCTGATAACATGAACATCGCCGTCGGCCAGCGTGCCGGCGTCATCGATGATCTCTTCGCCGGCAATTTTCTCGGCAAAGATT CCGATATCGTGTTTGATTATCGTCAGAAAGCCACCAGATCCTTTCAATACCTTCAGGGCGATTATTACATCGCTCCTCTCTTCAtg GACAAAGTTGGTAAGTTCTCTCAAAATGGGCCAATATCAACATTCATAAGTCATTTTGATGCAGTAAGACAGCTTG TATGTCACATTGCAAAGAACTACCTAGCTCATCTCCTCAATGTTAAGGTTCCTTTAATTCTAG GTATTTGGGGAGGAAAAGGGCAAGGGAAAACATTTCAAACAGAACTTATATTTCAGGCCATGGGTATGGAACCTGTAATTATGTCTGCTGGGGAACTAGAATCCGAGAGAGCTG GAGAGCCAGGACGGTTGATTCGTGAACGCTATAGAACAGCATCTCAAGTGGTCCAGAATCAA GGAAAAATGAGCTGTTTGATGATCAATGACATTGATGCTGGCCTTGGTAGATTTG GGAATACTCAAATGACAGTCAACAATCAAATTGTTGTTGGGACTCTTATGAATCTGTCTGACAATCCTACAAGAGTAAGCGTTGGCCAAGATTGGCGAGAATCAGATATCACAAACAGAATTCCAATCATTGTAACAGGGAatgatttttcaactatttatgcTCCACTGATACGTGATGGAAGGATGGATAAATTTTACTG GCAACCTAACCGTGAAGATATCCAGAATATTGTTCACAGAATGTATGAGAAAGATGGTATATCAAGGGATGAAGTTGAAAGGATTGTGGATACTTTCCCTAATCAAG CATTGGACTTTTATGGAGCTCTAAGATCACGTACCTATGACAAGTCTATTTTAAAG TGGGTTGATGACATTGGAGGTGTTGAAAATTTTGGAAGCAAAATTCTCAAAAGAAGAAAGGACCAGAACCTTCCTGTGTTTATTCCTCCAGAG CAAACAGTGGATGCCTTGCTGGAGTCAGGTTATTCTCTGATCAAAGAACAAGAGTTGGTCATGGAATCTAAACTTTCAAAGGAATACATGAAGAACATGGAAGACTGA
- the LOC130748579 gene encoding ribulose bisphosphate carboxylase/oxygenase activase, chloroplastic isoform X3: MHQSHMAKVLPLWIPVPNSKHAFRSQLSVRVRVRVRCSSDNNNKKRLSQQSSWEAKDAEGRDYLYRLGKEADNMNIAVGQRAGVIDDLFAGNFLGKDSDIVFDYRQKATRSFQYLQGDYYIAPLFMDKVVCHIAKNYLAHLLNVKVPLILGIWGGKGQGKTFQTELIFQAMGMEPVIMSAGELESERAGEPGRLIRERYRTASQVVQNQGKMSCLMINDIDAGLGRFGNTQMTVNNQIVVGTLMNLSDNPTRVSVGQDWRESDITNRIPIIVTGNDFSTIYAPLIRDGRMDKFYWQPNREDIQNIVHRMYEKDGISRDEVERIVDTFPNQALDFYGALRSRTYDKSILKWVDDIGGVENFGSKILKRRKDQNLPVFIPPEQTVDALLESGYSLIKEQELVMESKLSKEYMKNMED, from the exons ATGCATCAGAGTCACATGGCGAAGGTGTTACCGTTATGGATTCCGGTTCCGAACTCTAAACACGCATTCAGATCGCAATTGAGTGTTCGTGTTCGTGTTCGTGTTCGGTGCAGCAGTGATAATAATAACAAGAAGCGGTTGTCACAGCAATCATCTTGGGAAGCGAAAGATGCAGAGGGAAGAGACTATCTCTACAGGCTTGGTAAAGAGGCTGATAACATGAACATCGCCGTCGGCCAGCGTGCCGGCGTCATCGATGATCTCTTCGCCGGCAATTTTCTCGGCAAAGATT CCGATATCGTGTTTGATTATCGTCAGAAAGCCACCAGATCCTTTCAATACCTTCAGGGCGATTATTACATCGCTCCTCTCTTCAtg GACAAAGTTG TATGTCACATTGCAAAGAACTACCTAGCTCATCTCCTCAATGTTAAGGTTCCTTTAATTCTAG GTATTTGGGGAGGAAAAGGGCAAGGGAAAACATTTCAAACAGAACTTATATTTCAGGCCATGGGTATGGAACCTGTAATTATGTCTGCTGGGGAACTAGAATCCGAGAGAGCTG GAGAGCCAGGACGGTTGATTCGTGAACGCTATAGAACAGCATCTCAAGTGGTCCAGAATCAA GGAAAAATGAGCTGTTTGATGATCAATGACATTGATGCTGGCCTTGGTAGATTTG GGAATACTCAAATGACAGTCAACAATCAAATTGTTGTTGGGACTCTTATGAATCTGTCTGACAATCCTACAAGAGTAAGCGTTGGCCAAGATTGGCGAGAATCAGATATCACAAACAGAATTCCAATCATTGTAACAGGGAatgatttttcaactatttatgcTCCACTGATACGTGATGGAAGGATGGATAAATTTTACTG GCAACCTAACCGTGAAGATATCCAGAATATTGTTCACAGAATGTATGAGAAAGATGGTATATCAAGGGATGAAGTTGAAAGGATTGTGGATACTTTCCCTAATCAAG CATTGGACTTTTATGGAGCTCTAAGATCACGTACCTATGACAAGTCTATTTTAAAG TGGGTTGATGACATTGGAGGTGTTGAAAATTTTGGAAGCAAAATTCTCAAAAGAAGAAAGGACCAGAACCTTCCTGTGTTTATTCCTCCAGAG CAAACAGTGGATGCCTTGCTGGAGTCAGGTTATTCTCTGATCAAAGAACAAGAGTTGGTCATGGAATCTAAACTTTCAAAGGAATACATGAAGAACATGGAAGACTGA